The following are encoded in a window of Clostridiaceae bacterium genomic DNA:
- a CDS encoding exo-alpha-sialidase has translation MEKKGTIVHELPPSERNPRNSEGAFLTLKDGRIVFIYSKFIGDSSEDDAKASIAAIYSNDGGRTWTSKEKIIATPDEYNAKNIMSVSLMRMLNGDIGLYYGKRYGWHDTRLHLWRSSDEGETWGKEVCCIPTKGYFVSNNDRVIRTSTGRIIVPGNLHRMRGDDIHDHSSFDYRGIACFFISDDDGFTWREAKNYCVMPLPRSRTGLQETGLIELKNGLIWAWFRTDMGYQYESFSRDFGDTWTMPQPSVFTSPDSPLSMKRIPHNGYLLAVWNPIPNYNTRIAHKDRLWGRKPLVGAISKDDGITWEEPFIIESEEDRGGYCYTAIYFTDDAVLLAYCAGEPEDGVCLARLRIRRIPYSDII, from the coding sequence TTGGAAAAGAAAGGCACAATCGTACATGAATTGCCTCCATCTGAGAGAAATCCCAGAAATAGCGAAGGAGCGTTTCTTACACTTAAAGATGGAAGGATAGTTTTTATTTACAGTAAATTTATTGGAGATAGTTCAGAGGATGACGCAAAAGCCAGTATTGCTGCCATTTATTCTAACGACGGAGGAAGAACCTGGACCAGTAAAGAAAAAATAATTGCCACACCAGATGAATATAATGCTAAAAATATAATGAGTGTATCACTTATGAGAATGTTAAATGGTGATATCGGACTTTACTATGGTAAAAGGTATGGGTGGCATGATACAAGGCTTCATCTGTGGAGATCTTCTGATGAAGGTGAAACATGGGGAAAAGAAGTTTGCTGTATACCTACAAAAGGATATTTTGTTTCCAACAATGACCGCGTTATCAGGACATCTACAGGAAGAATTATTGTGCCAGGCAATTTGCACAGGATGCGTGGAGATGATATTCATGATCATTCCTCATTTGATTACAGGGGAATTGCTTGTTTCTTTATATCCGATGATGATGGATTTACTTGGAGAGAAGCCAAAAATTATTGTGTAATGCCATTACCCAGATCTCGAACAGGACTCCAGGAAACAGGATTGATTGAACTCAAAAACGGGTTGATTTGGGCTTGGTTCAGGACCGATATGGGATATCAATACGAATCTTTTTCAAGGGATTTTGGAGACACCTGGACAATGCCTCAGCCTTCTGTGTTTACTTCTCCTGATTCTCCGCTTTCGATGAAGAGAATACCCCATAATGGCTATTTGCTTGCAGTTTGGAATCCTATACCTAATTATAATACAAGAATAGCCCATAAAGACCGTTTGTGGGGCAGGAAACCACTTGTTGGAGCTATAAGCAAAGATGATGGCATTACATGGGAAGAGCCATTTATTATTGAAAGCGAGGAAGACAGAGGAGGTTACTGCTATACAGCTATATATTTTACTGATGATGCAGTTTTATTGGCATATTGTGCAGGTGAGCCTGAAGATGGTGTTTGCCTTGCCAGGTTAAGGATTCGCAGGATTCCTTACAGTGATATAATTTAA
- a CDS encoding mandelate racemase/muconate lactonizing enzyme family protein encodes MTDIIEKVEAFPITIPRKVPYLGPLGEIVPNQKGYFIRPRNKTVYSIHDHSMLVKITTRDGVVGWGEALCPVSPQVSAKIVDDLLGPLIIGRDPQDVVSIYEDLYSSMQVRGYHGGFFCDALAAIDIALWDIKGKQLGLPICKILGGKRRDKIPAYVSGLPKATVEERAEFALEWIEKGYDAVKFAAAVSYEGEVKEAKAIRKAIGDGYNILVDMHWRYSALEAIALIDKLSEYDIYLAEAPVHPQDIDGQAFVTSRVKTSIGIGEELRNIYEFRERFERRCMNVIQPEMGRLGITAFWNVCQMAKAYHCKVMPHASIGVGVFQAASLQVSAAVQDLPYHEFQHSTFDTSLKFLKGNMRCENGFFTLPDGAGLGVEPIDDMFEFIIIE; translated from the coding sequence ATGACTGATATAATTGAAAAAGTTGAAGCCTTTCCAATAACAATACCAAGAAAAGTTCCGTATTTAGGTCCTTTAGGCGAGATAGTTCCAAATCAAAAGGGGTATTTTATCAGGCCGCGGAACAAGACAGTATACAGTATTCATGATCATTCTATGCTGGTTAAGATAACCACCAGGGATGGCGTTGTAGGTTGGGGTGAAGCCCTCTGTCCCGTTTCTCCTCAAGTTAGCGCGAAAATAGTTGATGATCTCCTGGGTCCTTTAATCATTGGAAGAGATCCACAGGATGTTGTGTCAATTTATGAGGATTTATATAGTTCCATGCAAGTTAGAGGATATCATGGAGGATTCTTTTGTGACGCTTTGGCAGCGATAGATATTGCATTGTGGGATATTAAGGGTAAACAGCTGGGTCTTCCAATATGTAAGATACTTGGTGGAAAACGCAGAGACAAAATTCCTGCATACGTATCAGGTTTGCCTAAGGCCACGGTCGAAGAACGTGCCGAGTTTGCATTGGAATGGATAGAAAAAGGTTATGATGCTGTAAAATTTGCTGCGGCCGTTTCCTATGAAGGTGAAGTAAAAGAAGCGAAAGCAATCCGAAAAGCTATAGGAGATGGTTATAATATACTTGTAGATATGCATTGGAGATATAGCGCTCTTGAGGCAATAGCTCTTATTGATAAACTTTCGGAATATGATATTTACCTGGCAGAAGCTCCTGTGCATCCCCAGGATATTGATGGTCAGGCGTTTGTAACATCAAGGGTAAAGACATCTATTGGTATTGGTGAAGAACTGCGTAATATATATGAGTTTAGAGAACGTTTTGAAAGAAGATGTATGAACGTTATACAACCTGAAATGGGACGCCTTGGTATAACAGCATTCTGGAATGTGTGCCAGATGGCGAAGGCATATCATTGCAAGGTAATGCCTCACGCAAGCATAGGTGTTGGAGTGTTCCAGGCGGCGAGTTTGCAGGTATCGGCGGCTGTCCAGGATTTGCCGTATCATGAATTTCAACACTCAACATTTGACACCTCACTGAAATTTCTGAAAGGGAATATGAGATGTGAAAACGGTTTTTTCACACTGCCGGATGGAGCAGGGCTGGGTGTTGAGCCAATTGATGATATGTTTGAGTTTATAATTATAGAATAA